A region from the bacterium genome encodes:
- a CDS encoding LysM peptidoglycan-binding domain-containing protein, which produces MKRGILIFLLCGLLTFSIFFAQAQEEDVESLPPEPLGVEIPAFEAEVEEEEEEALPSEPSEEEIIFEAEEEPVEPSEVPTEEVAVEEPREKVEEAVTERRVLPEEDIPEGIELVLKAYEVKRGDCLHEIANRYYEDPSLWREIWAYNKYIKDPHWIFPGDDLVIPTYQKAEISEEMPQGELVVKLEEVKPGFEYERDIFIAPLDFEFDGCIAGVKEKKFMTAYGDVVFIDLGKNQQVKPKTRFIIYREGKEVIHPITGEALGIIIEKIGVLEVTSDIQEDSSTAVIRDSRKPIEIGDPIKLQKKREEQETKE; this is translated from the coding sequence ATGAAAAGGGGAATTCTTATTTTTCTGTTGTGTGGTCTATTAACTTTCAGTATCTTTTTTGCCCAAGCTCAGGAAGAAGATGTGGAATCTTTGCCTCCTGAACCTTTAGGAGTAGAGATTCCTGCGTTTGAAGCTGAAGTGGAAGAGGAAGAAGAGGAAGCTTTGCCTTCGGAACCTTCTGAAGAAGAGATTATTTTTGAGGCGGAAGAAGAACCCGTCGAGCCGAGCGAAGTCCCCACTGAGGAGGTTGCAGTTGAGGAGCCTCGAGAAAAGGTGGAGGAGGCTGTAACTGAGAGAAGAGTTCTTCCCGAAGAAGATATTCCTGAAGGAATAGAACTTGTGCTTAAAGCTTACGAGGTAAAGAGGGGGGATTGTCTTCACGAAATCGCTAACCGGTATTACGAAGATCCTTCTTTGTGGAGAGAGATATGGGCGTATAATAAATATATAAAGGATCCCCATTGGATTTTTCCTGGTGATGACCTGGTAATTCCCACGTATCAAAAAGCGGAAATATCGGAAGAGATGCCCCAGGGGGAGCTGGTAGTAAAATTAGAAGAGGTTAAGCCAGGATTCGAATATGAAAGAGATATCTTTATTGCTCCCTTAGATTTTGAATTTGATGGATGTATTGCCGGAGTAAAAGAGAAGAAATTCATGACAGCATACGGAGATGTAGTATTCATCGATCTGGGGAAAAATCAGCAAGTTAAGCCAAAGACAAGGTTTATAATCTATCGAGAAGGGAAAGAGGTTATCCATCCCATAACCGGCGAAGCTCTGGGAATAATCATTGAGAAGATTGGTGTATTGGAAGTTACATCAGACATTCAAGAAGATAGTTCAACCGCAGTTATAAGAGATAGCCGGAAACCGATAGAGATCGGCGACCCTATTAAATTGCAAAAGAAGAGAGAAGAGCAAGAAACTAAAGAATGA
- the dprA gene encoding DNA-processing protein DprA, whose amino-acid sequence MADKIEHWLTLNMIPGIGAMRCQKLLEHFGSPQAILEANLNELQHVAGIGEYTARQIVSSRDKLDIEKEISRIKKQKVSVVTFSDDNYPANLKSIFDPPIVLYVKGKLLPEDRIAIAMVGTRRPTTYGKMVAEKLSKELAEREISIVSGLARGIDTSAHKGALSCGGRTIAVLGCGIDICYPPENRALFNEIGERGVVVSEFPMGTRPEKMNFPMRNRIISGLSLGVVIVEAGFRSGALITAGCALEQGREVFAVPGNIFNLGTKGSHSLIKQGAKLVEECEDIIEEIRCLRDVLPVSPAIKSLREVKLSSEEERVYNLLSFEPIHIDLISKQSGLAINRISSVLMNLEMKGRIRQVMGKMFLRVPEAQ is encoded by the coding sequence ATGGCAGATAAAATTGAACATTGGCTGACTCTAAATATGATTCCTGGAATAGGGGCGATGAGATGCCAGAAGCTGTTAGAACACTTCGGGTCTCCTCAAGCTATACTTGAGGCAAATTTGAACGAACTTCAACACGTTGCCGGTATCGGGGAGTACACGGCCAGGCAAATTGTCAGCTCCAGAGATAAATTAGATATAGAAAAAGAGATATCCAGAATTAAAAAACAAAAAGTTTCTGTAGTAACATTTTCTGACGATAACTATCCGGCAAACTTAAAATCTATTTTCGATCCACCCATTGTGCTATATGTAAAGGGGAAATTGTTGCCAGAAGATAGAATTGCCATTGCCATGGTAGGAACCAGGCGACCAACTACTTATGGAAAAATGGTGGCAGAAAAACTGAGTAAAGAATTGGCTGAAAGAGAAATAAGTATAGTTAGCGGCTTGGCCCGGGGAATCGATACCTCTGCCCATAAAGGGGCTCTATCTTGTGGGGGAAGAACTATTGCTGTTTTGGGATGTGGCATCGATATCTGTTATCCTCCGGAGAATAGGGCTCTTTTTAATGAGATTGGTGAACGGGGGGTTGTAGTTTCCGAATTTCCTATGGGCACACGGCCGGAAAAGATGAATTTTCCCATGCGAAATAGAATTATAAGCGGACTCAGTTTAGGGGTGGTGATCGTCGAGGCTGGTTTCAGAAGCGGTGCTTTAATCACTGCTGGGTGTGCCCTGGAGCAGGGCAGGGAAGTTTTTGCTGTTCCGGGAAATATCTTCAATTTAGGAACTAAGGGCAGTCATTCATTAATAAAACAAGGTGCGAAACTGGTAGAGGAATGTGAGGATATTATTGAAGAGATACGTTGTTTAAGAGATGTTCTACCTGTATCTCCGGCTATAAAGTCTCTTAGGGAAGTAAAGTTGTCTTCAGAGGAAGAAAGAGTGTATAACCTATTATCATTTGAGCCTATTCATATTGATTTGATAAGTAAACAGAGCGGTCTAGCTATAAACAGGATCTCATCTGTTCTCATGAATTTGGAAATGAAAGGTAGAATTAGACAAGTAATGGGGAAGATGTTTTTGCGCGTTCCAGAAGCACAATAA
- the topA gene encoding type I DNA topoisomerase, translating into MVKALVIVESPTKAKTIGKILGKDYVIKSSMGHVCDLPPRRLGVDIKNNFKPTYEIIKNKKKIVKELTKAIKEAEQVYLATDQDREGEAIGWHLVTATKTDQGKVKRIVFHEITKETIANSLRSPRQIDLHLVNAQQARRILDRLVGYKLSPLLSGKVRRGLSAGRVQSVTLRLIVEREKQIEKFVPQEYWTILAHLSKRDEERIFTANLIAKEKKKFKKLEIANESRAKKICRDVRGKEFIVSEVTRKPKKRNPSPPFNTSSLQQESSRKFGFSATKTMVIAQQLYEGIDLGKEESVGLITYMRTDSFAVSSSAQVEALKFIRKKFGESYLPQKPRIYKSKSKIAQEAHEAIRPTSYLRTPEAISKYLNATQFKLYSLIWQRFISSQMASAIFDTIAVDIRASDYVFRATGQKVKFPGFLKVYQEEKEEEEKVLPPLEEGDSLVLKEVVPEQHFTEPPPHYTVASLIKTLEEHGIGRPSTYAPTISTLLERRYVTLSNKQFHPEETGIIVSDLLVKYFPKIMDIGFTAHLEENLDEIALGKREWVEVLKNFYQPFKETLNIAYKNMEKIKPQMTKEICPECKSPMVIRIGRYGKFLACSAFPRCRYTLPLDKQGNKIVTEMTEEKCLKCGSPMVIKWGRRGKFLACSAYPKCKNTKSIPKKE; encoded by the coding sequence ATGGTTAAGGCTTTAGTTATTGTCGAATCACCTACTAAGGCAAAGACGATCGGGAAGATATTGGGGAAAGACTACGTGATTAAATCTTCTATGGGGCATGTGTGTGATTTGCCTCCTCGTAGGTTAGGGGTGGATATAAAAAACAATTTTAAGCCTACTTATGAAATTATTAAAAATAAAAAGAAAATTGTGAAAGAGTTAACCAAGGCAATAAAGGAAGCTGAACAGGTTTATCTTGCTACTGACCAGGATCGAGAAGGAGAGGCCATAGGATGGCATTTAGTTACCGCCACAAAGACTGACCAGGGAAAAGTAAAACGGATAGTGTTTCATGAGATAACTAAAGAGACAATTGCTAATTCTCTTCGTTCTCCACGCCAGATTGACCTCCATTTAGTTAATGCTCAACAGGCAAGACGTATACTTGACCGGCTGGTGGGATATAAGCTCAGTCCTCTTTTGAGTGGCAAAGTCAGAAGGGGGCTTTCTGCAGGACGGGTACAATCAGTAACTCTTAGGTTGATTGTTGAGAGGGAAAAGCAAATTGAGAAATTTGTTCCTCAAGAGTACTGGACGATACTTGCCCATTTGAGCAAGAGGGATGAAGAACGAATCTTTACGGCAAATCTCATTGCTAAGGAAAAAAAGAAATTTAAAAAACTGGAAATTGCAAATGAGTCACGAGCAAAAAAAATCTGTCGGGATGTGAGAGGTAAAGAGTTTATTGTCTCGGAAGTAACCAGAAAGCCTAAGAAGCGTAATCCTTCTCCTCCGTTTAACACGAGTAGCCTGCAACAGGAGTCCTCCCGAAAGTTTGGTTTCTCGGCGACTAAAACAATGGTGATAGCGCAACAGCTCTACGAAGGCATCGACCTGGGAAAGGAAGAGAGTGTAGGGTTAATAACGTATATGCGCACAGATTCCTTCGCTGTCTCTTCCTCAGCTCAGGTTGAGGCGCTTAAGTTTATCAGGAAAAAGTTTGGCGAAAGCTACTTACCTCAAAAGCCGAGGATTTACAAAAGTAAGAGTAAAATTGCCCAGGAAGCTCACGAGGCTATCCGACCAACCTCCTATCTGCGCACTCCGGAAGCCATATCGAAATATCTAAATGCCACACAATTTAAACTTTATAGCCTGATCTGGCAAAGGTTTATATCCAGCCAGATGGCTTCAGCGATATTTGACACAATAGCTGTGGATATCAGAGCGAGTGATTATGTCTTTCGTGCTACAGGACAGAAGGTTAAGTTTCCCGGATTCCTTAAAGTCTATCAGGAAGAGAAAGAAGAAGAGGAAAAAGTTCTTCCTCCTCTTGAGGAGGGGGATAGTTTAGTTTTAAAAGAGGTTGTTCCCGAGCAGCACTTCACTGAGCCTCCTCCACATTATACGGTTGCGAGTCTAATTAAGACTCTTGAAGAGCACGGTATCGGTCGACCTTCAACCTATGCTCCCACAATAAGCACTCTTTTGGAAAGAAGGTATGTAACATTGAGTAATAAACAGTTCCATCCTGAAGAGACGGGGATTATAGTTAGCGACTTGTTGGTTAAATACTTTCCCAAAATCATGGACATTGGTTTCACTGCCCACTTGGAAGAGAATCTGGATGAGATTGCCCTGGGAAAAAGGGAGTGGGTTGAAGTCCTAAAGAACTTTTATCAACCCTTTAAGGAAACCCTGAACATTGCTTATAAAAATATGGAGAAAATCAAACCACAGATGACTAAGGAGATCTGTCCAGAGTGCAAAAGCCCCATGGTAATCAGAATTGGGCGCTACGGGAAATTTCTTGCTTGCTCTGCATTTCCTCGTTGTCGTTATACTCTTCCCCTGGATAAACAGGGGAACAAGATAGTCACCGAGATGACCGAAGAAAAATGTCTGAAGTGTGGAAGCCCTATGGTAATTAAGTGGGGCCGGAGAGGCAAATTCCTTGCCTGTAGTGCTTATCCCAAATGCAAAAATACTAAGTCAATTCCGAAAAAAGAATAG
- the xerC gene encoding tyrosine recombinase XerC, with protein MEIYLDEFITHLRVERNFSPHTLVSYKGDLKSFINFFKRDKINSFNKVDRLQVRKFLAYLAGKNLEKSTIARKLSSIRSFFGYLTREKIIAQNPTIHIPTPKQMKKVPHFLDLHEVRLLLELPNRRTLIGLRDRAILEVLYGSGLRVSELVNLNISDVDLLGGMIKVKGKGSKERLVPIGEMGLTSIERYLKMRQLPEKSAFFKIKSFQNLPYSKGPLFLNFQGSRLNTQSINRLVHKYIRLASIKKGVSPHTLRHTFATHLLDAGCDLRAVQEMLGHASLSTTQIYTHVTTERLKRVYRKYHPRA; from the coding sequence ATGGAAATCTATCTGGATGAATTTATTACACACTTGAGAGTAGAAAGGAATTTTTCCCCGCATACTCTGGTAAGTTATAAGGGTGACCTGAAAAGCTTTATCAATTTTTTTAAAAGAGACAAGATAAATAGTTTCAACAAAGTTGATCGCTTGCAGGTGAGAAAGTTTCTGGCTTACCTTGCAGGTAAGAATCTTGAAAAAAGCACCATTGCTCGAAAACTCTCCAGTATTCGGTCGTTCTTTGGTTATTTGACGCGGGAAAAAATTATAGCTCAAAACCCGACAATTCATATTCCTACACCAAAACAAATGAAGAAAGTGCCTCATTTTTTGGATTTGCATGAAGTCAGGCTACTCTTGGAATTGCCTAATAGGAGAACTCTTATAGGCTTGAGAGACAGGGCAATCTTAGAGGTATTATATGGCTCGGGTCTGAGAGTGAGTGAGCTGGTAAACTTGAATATAAGCGATGTTGACCTGTTAGGGGGGATGATTAAGGTGAAAGGTAAAGGGTCGAAAGAAAGGTTAGTGCCCATTGGAGAGATGGGACTTACCTCTATCGAACGCTATTTGAAAATGCGCCAATTGCCGGAAAAGTCTGCTTTTTTTAAAATTAAAAGTTTCCAGAATTTGCCTTACAGTAAAGGGCCATTATTTTTGAATTTTCAGGGGTCGCGGTTAAATACACAAAGCATAAACCGTCTTGTTCATAAATACATCAGGCTTGCCAGTATCAAAAAGGGAGTAAGCCCACACACTTTGAGACACACATTTGCCACACATCTATTAGATGCTGGCTGTGATTTGAGAGCTGTACAGGAAATGTTAGGGCATGCCAGTCTATCTACTACTCAAATATATACTCATGTGACCACAGAAAGATTAAAGAGAGTATATAGAAAATATCATCCTCGTGCCTGA
- the rpsB gene encoding 30S ribosomal protein S2 — translation MAIVTMKQLLEAGVHFGHQTKRWNPKMAQYIFGARNNIHIIDLQKTLAKIKEAYRFVRNIVANNQTVLFVGTKRQAQEIIKEEAERCGMFYVNQRWWGGMLTNFSTIRQSVERLKKLEQLQQESKSTTLTKKELAKIEKEKLKLVKGLSGIRDMEDLPAAIFVIDIPQEAIAVSEAIKLEIPVVALVDTNCDPERITYVIPGNDDAIRSIKLITHLVAEAVVEGKELREKEEVTEEVKEELPQEEVKEEVKEEKNIDFEKKGEINADKQGLNSGTSE, via the coding sequence ATGGCGATTGTAACTATGAAACAGTTGTTGGAAGCAGGAGTCCACTTTGGACATCAGACCAAAAGGTGGAATCCCAAAATGGCTCAGTATATCTTCGGTGCTCGTAACAACATCCACATTATCGATTTGCAAAAGACATTGGCGAAGATAAAAGAGGCTTATAGGTTCGTTCGCAACATTGTAGCCAACAATCAGACAGTGCTCTTTGTGGGAACCAAGCGTCAGGCTCAAGAAATCATAAAAGAAGAAGCAGAAAGGTGTGGGATGTTTTATGTTAATCAGCGATGGTGGGGAGGGATGCTGACCAATTTCTCCACCATTCGCCAGAGCGTGGAGCGACTGAAGAAACTGGAGCAACTTCAGCAAGAATCAAAGTCTACTACTCTCACCAAGAAGGAATTAGCTAAGATAGAGAAGGAAAAATTGAAGCTGGTAAAGGGACTATCAGGGATTAGAGATATGGAGGACTTGCCGGCAGCGATCTTTGTTATCGATATACCTCAAGAGGCAATTGCCGTCTCCGAAGCAATTAAATTGGAGATTCCGGTTGTCGCCTTGGTGGACACAAATTGTGACCCTGAGAGGATAACTTATGTAATTCCCGGCAACGATGATGCTATCAGGTCAATTAAGTTAATTACTCACCTAGTCGCTGAGGCGGTGGTTGAAGGTAAAGAGTTAAGAGAGAAAGAAGAAGTTACTGAAGAAGTAAAAGAAGAACTTCCTCAAGAAGAAGTAAAAGAAGAAGTCAAGGAAGAAAAAAATATAGACTTCGAGAAAAAAGGAGAAATAAATGCAGATAAGCAAGGACTTAATTCGGGAACTTCGGAATAA
- the tsf gene encoding translation elongation factor Ts — MQISKDLIRELRNKTGAGVMDCKQALLEAGGDIQKAQDILREKGSVVAIKRSARETQEGLVSSYVHSGNKLGVLLEINCETDFVAKTSEFSQLAKELAMQIAAMDPLWIKPEDVPKKVIEKEKEIYKKQSQESGKPEKVIEKIAQGRLEKYFTQVCLLEQPYIKDPKLKVKDLITESITKLGENIRVGRFTRLKVGEE; from the coding sequence ATGCAGATAAGCAAGGACTTAATTCGGGAACTTCGGAATAAGACGGGTGCGGGAGTAATGGATTGTAAACAGGCGTTATTAGAGGCTGGTGGAGATATTCAAAAGGCTCAGGATATTTTGAGAGAGAAAGGGAGTGTCGTAGCGATCAAACGTTCTGCCAGAGAGACACAGGAAGGATTAGTCTCTTCTTATGTCCATAGCGGGAATAAATTAGGCGTTCTGTTAGAGATAAACTGCGAGACCGATTTCGTTGCCAAAACGAGCGAGTTTTCTCAACTGGCAAAGGAATTGGCAATGCAAATAGCAGCCATGGACCCTCTGTGGATTAAACCTGAAGATGTACCTAAGAAAGTTATTGAAAAGGAAAAAGAGATATATAAGAAACAATCACAGGAATCGGGGAAGCCAGAAAAGGTCATAGAGAAGATTGCTCAAGGTAGGCTGGAAAAATATTTCACTCAAGTCTGTCTTCTGGAACAACCGTACATTAAGGATCCTAAACTTAAGGTCAAAGACCTCATAACAGAATCGATCACCAAACTGGGAGAGAATATTAGAGTGGGTCGGTTCACTCGTTTAAAGGTAGGTGAGGAATAG
- the pyrH gene encoding UMP kinase yields the protein MAKVKYKRVVLKMSGEVLTGTHRYGIDPQMLKFFAGEIRKAYSLGVQLAVVVGGGNIWRGISLFAQEIDRVTADYMGMLATIINGLALQDSLEELGIPTRVQTAIEIAKLAEPFIRRRAIRHLEKKRIVIFAGGTGNPYFTTDTAAALRAVEIGAEIIMKATKVDGVYDKDPAKYKKAKKFSSLTFMEAINRRLKVVDATALSLCWENKIPIMVFNINKAGQIKKAICGEKVGTIIK from the coding sequence ATGGCAAAGGTCAAATATAAGCGAGTTGTTTTGAAAATGAGTGGGGAAGTTCTAACGGGCACTCACAGATATGGGATCGATCCCCAAATGCTCAAATTCTTTGCTGGAGAAATAAGAAAGGCTTACTCTCTGGGTGTGCAACTTGCCGTGGTAGTGGGTGGAGGAAATATATGGAGAGGGATTTCTCTTTTTGCCCAGGAGATTGACAGAGTTACAGCCGATTATATGGGAATGTTGGCAACAATAATTAATGGACTGGCTCTTCAAGACTCGTTAGAAGAGCTGGGAATTCCCACCAGAGTCCAGACCGCCATAGAGATAGCCAAACTTGCCGAGCCGTTTATTCGCCGCAGAGCAATCCGCCACTTGGAAAAGAAAAGGATAGTTATCTTTGCCGGAGGAACAGGGAACCCTTACTTTACAACTGATACAGCTGCAGCGTTACGAGCAGTAGAAATTGGTGCGGAAATAATTATGAAGGCGACGAAAGTTGATGGCGTTTATGATAAGGACCCCGCAAAGTATAAGAAAGCCAAGAAGTTCAGTAGTCTCACCTTTATGGAAGCAATAAATCGTCGATTGAAGGTTGTGGATGCAACGGCGCTTTCCCTTTGCTGGGAGAATAAAATACCCATTATGGTATTCAATATAAACAAAGCTGGACAGATTAAAAAAGCGATATGTGGAGAAAAGGTGGGTACAATAATCAAGTGA
- the frr gene encoding ribosome recycling factor — translation MAKNIYDKVKLQMEKAIEDLKHEFTTIRTGRASTTLLEGIRVAYYGAQVPISQVANIVIPEVRLIEIKPWDKSVIPEIEKAILKSDLGLSPLNDGKIIRLKIPTLTEERRRELVKRIEKITEDHKVELRNIRRQTKDELKELETKKVISEDEKFKSTEKISQVTNEYIEKIDEALRHKEKEIMEV, via the coding sequence ATGGCAAAGAACATTTATGATAAGGTTAAACTGCAAATGGAAAAAGCAATTGAGGATTTGAAACACGAATTCACGACTATTCGTACTGGTCGCGCCTCCACCACTCTGTTGGAAGGTATTCGAGTTGCCTATTATGGAGCCCAGGTCCCTATCAGTCAAGTCGCCAACATTGTTATCCCAGAGGTAAGATTAATCGAGATAAAACCCTGGGATAAAAGCGTCATTCCAGAGATAGAAAAGGCAATTTTAAAGTCCGATTTGGGATTGAGCCCCCTCAACGATGGGAAAATTATCCGGCTAAAAATACCCACCTTAACTGAAGAACGCCGAAGAGAGCTTGTAAAGAGAATCGAAAAGATTACTGAGGACCACAAGGTGGAACTGCGGAACATTAGAAGGCAGACCAAAGATGAGTTGAAGGAGTTGGAAACAAAAAAGGTGATTTCTGAAGACGAGAAGTTTAAATCTACAGAAAAAATTAGTCAGGTAACAAATGAATATATTGAAAAGATTGATGAAGCTCTCAGGCATAAAGAGAAAGAGATAATGGAAGTATAA
- a CDS encoding isoprenyl transferase, producing MDNYKELLKLIDRKRLPQHVAIIMDGNGRWAKKHNCRRIAGHLEGTKAIRKIVESCSETGIKILTLFAFSTENWDRPKREVYALMNLLSRFLRQEINNLQKNNIKLLASGQIERLPTKVRIELSKTIDATKENRGLILNLALSYGGREEIVHACREIARQVSNRRKKVEDINEEFFNNYLYTTGLPDPDLLIRTSGEFRISNFLLWQIAYSEIYVTPVLWPDFNRQELLLALIDYQGRERRFGRVKNG from the coding sequence TTGGATAATTACAAAGAACTTCTTAAGCTAATTGATAGAAAGAGACTTCCTCAGCATGTAGCAATCATTATGGACGGTAATGGTCGTTGGGCAAAAAAACATAACTGTAGACGAATTGCTGGTCACCTGGAAGGCACAAAGGCGATAAGGAAAATTGTAGAATCCTGTAGTGAAACAGGGATTAAAATACTTACACTTTTTGCTTTTTCCACAGAGAACTGGGACAGGCCCAAAAGAGAAGTTTATGCTCTGATGAATCTGCTGTCCAGATTCTTAAGACAGGAAATAAATAATTTACAAAAGAATAACATTAAGCTTCTTGCCTCTGGACAGATAGAGAGGTTACCCACTAAGGTACGTATTGAATTATCCAAGACGATAGATGCCACCAAGGAAAATAGAGGACTGATTCTGAATTTAGCTCTGAGTTATGGTGGACGGGAAGAGATAGTTCATGCCTGCAGGGAAATTGCTAGACAGGTTTCTAATAGAAGAAAAAAAGTAGAAGATATTAATGAAGAGTTTTTTAATAACTATCTTTATACCACTGGCCTACCTGATCCCGACCTGTTGATTCGTACCAGTGGTGAATTCAGGATAAGCAACTTTCTCCTCTGGCAAATTGCTTATTCTGAAATTTACGTTACCCCGGTTCTCTGGCCAGATTTCAACCGCCAGGAATTACTTTTGGCACTCATAGATTATCAGGGGAGGGAGCGTCGTTTCGGTAGGGTAAAAAACGGATAA
- a CDS encoding CDP-archaeol synthase — MERIKTPLVVIPILLLIIHWGVIPFFLLVLAGVIVSLLEFYHLMERRNYHPQKFLGVLGGFFLCLSFFLFQGKLSGGLGGFVVTIFLFLILIDVILKKEIKFGVSSVSVTFLGIFYISWLLSHLILLRDLRPHGEGLIYLLFITTWCVDTGAYWVGTKFGRHKLSRLISPNKTWEGAISGLLTGIGVVFGCRALLGLQFFTRLNLDLNFITPIGCLVTGLLLGIGGQVGDLAESLFKRNAGVKDSGNLFPGGHGGMLDKVDSLMFNAPLLYYYIELFLR, encoded by the coding sequence ATGGAGCGAATAAAGACACCATTAGTTGTTATTCCCATATTGTTGTTGATAATACATTGGGGGGTTATCCCCTTTTTTCTTTTAGTTCTTGCTGGAGTTATTGTAAGTCTTCTCGAATTTTATCATTTGATGGAGAGGAGAAATTACCATCCCCAGAAGTTCCTGGGAGTGCTGGGAGGGTTTTTTCTTTGTCTCAGCTTTTTTCTCTTTCAGGGAAAGTTATCTGGCGGACTGGGAGGATTCGTTGTTACTATATTTTTGTTTCTAATCTTAATCGACGTAATTTTGAAGAAAGAAATCAAATTCGGTGTCTCTTCTGTTTCAGTAACTTTCCTGGGAATATTTTATATCTCTTGGCTGTTGAGCCATTTAATTCTTCTTCGCGACCTTCGCCCTCATGGAGAAGGGCTGATATATCTTCTATTTATAACTACTTGGTGTGTGGATACTGGCGCATATTGGGTAGGAACAAAGTTTGGACGGCATAAGTTGAGCCGTCTCATCAGTCCCAATAAAACCTGGGAGGGAGCCATTTCTGGTTTGCTGACAGGGATTGGTGTAGTTTTTGGTTGCCGAGCATTATTGGGATTGCAATTTTTCACCCGCCTCAATTTAGACCTCAATTTTATTACTCCTATAGGATGTCTGGTCACCGGGCTTCTCTTGGGAATTGGTGGACAGGTAGGAGACTTAGCTGAATCGCTGTTCAAGAGAAATGCCGGGGTGAAAGATTCAGGTAACCTCTTTCCTGGTGGACATGGAGGAATGTTGGACAAAGTAGATAGCCTGATGTTCAATGCCCCCCTACTATATTACTATATCGAGTTATTTTTGCGCTGA
- a CDS encoding 1-deoxy-D-xylulose-5-phosphate reductoisomerase yields MKKIAILGSTGSIGVNTLNVVRKLGKGYKITGISAQKNVDLLIKQIIEFRPTIVALGDEGAAQELKKRLRRFRPLPRIYEGTSGLIEFARNPVSDFLVSALVGAAGLLPTLAAIEAGKDIALANKEILVMAGDLIIKTAKKRGIKILPLDSEHSAIFQCLRAEKIKHVRRLILTASGGPFYKYKKSQLEKVTVKETLHHPTWQMGKKITVDSATLMNKGLEAIEASHLFGIDINRIDVLIHPQTTVHSLVELVDGSILAQLAIADMRIPIQFALTYPQRYLSRLQGLKLEKIAHLTFQKPNLKNFSCLGLAFKAGRTGGTMPVVLNAADEIAVEAFLVGKIKLTDIPKIIESVMAEHKVNKRTSLKKILEIDQWARNRTREKIKCS; encoded by the coding sequence TTGAAAAAGATTGCAATTCTGGGCTCGACTGGGTCCATAGGGGTTAATACATTAAATGTAGTGAGGAAACTGGGTAAAGGTTATAAAATTACAGGAATCTCTGCCCAGAAGAACGTAGACTTACTGATAAAGCAGATAATTGAATTTAGACCAACAATTGTAGCGCTGGGTGATGAAGGGGCGGCTCAAGAATTGAAAAAGAGACTCCGTCGTTTCCGTCCTCTTCCCAGGATTTATGAGGGGACTTCTGGATTAATTGAGTTTGCCCGGAATCCTGTTTCCGATTTTCTGGTTTCCGCTTTGGTTGGTGCAGCCGGACTGTTACCTACCTTGGCAGCGATTGAAGCGGGTAAAGATATTGCCTTAGCTAATAAAGAAATACTGGTGATGGCAGGTGACTTGATTATTAAGACTGCCAAGAAGAGAGGAATTAAAATTTTACCTCTGGACAGTGAGCATAGCGCTATATTTCAATGTCTGAGAGCGGAAAAGATAAAGCATGTTCGACGGCTAATATTGACAGCTTCAGGAGGGCCTTTTTATAAATATAAAAAAAGTCAACTGGAAAAAGTAACTGTGAAAGAGACTCTCCATCACCCCACCTGGCAAATGGGTAAAAAAATCACAGTCGACTCAGCAACCCTGATGAACAAGGGTTTAGAAGCGATTGAAGCCAGTCACCTCTTCGGTATTGATATTAATCGCATTGACGTTTTGATTCACCCACAAACAACTGTCCATTCATTAGTGGAACTTGTCGACGGCTCGATTTTAGCTCAACTGGCAATTGCTGATATGCGCATTCCCATTCAATTTGCACTTACCTATCCCCAACGCTATTTGAGTAGATTACAGGGATTAAAATTAGAAAAGATAGCTCATCTTACTTTCCAGAAGCCAAATTTAAAGAATTTTTCCTGTCTCGGTTTGGCTTTCAAGGCTGGTAGGACAGGAGGAACGATGCCGGTTGTTTTGAACGCAGCTGATGAAATTGCCGTGGAGGCTTTTCTGGTGGGGAAAATAAAACTTACTGATATTCCGAAAATTATCGAATCAGTAATGGCAGAACATAAAGTAAATAAGAGAACGAGCTTGAAAAAGATTTTAGAAATAGACCAGTGGGCAAGAAATAGAACAAGGGAGAAGATAAAATGCTCTTGA